The following are encoded together in the Halomonas halophila genome:
- a CDS encoding glycerophosphodiester phosphodiesterase family protein codes for MPALDLPRLIAHRGLSARAPENTLAAVRAAHAAGIIWVELDVQLLGDGTPVIWHDRDVSRCSDGRGRLAAMDLAAARRLDTGAWFAPAFAGERMATLDAMLALLAELGMGVNLELKVNRGHDPVALAEAAVPALMEALPYERRLVSSFDERALRVSRALAGPERLALGALFDRVPRDWQSRAEALQAVSVHANWKPLKAERARAIKAAGHALICYTANDPAAFAPRWDWGVDTVISDDPTRFR; via the coding sequence ATGCCAGCACTCGACCTCCCCCGCCTGATCGCCCATCGCGGCCTCTCCGCCCGCGCCCCCGAGAACACCCTGGCGGCGGTGCGCGCGGCCCATGCGGCCGGCATCATCTGGGTCGAGCTCGACGTGCAGCTGCTCGGCGACGGCACGCCGGTGATCTGGCACGACCGCGACGTGTCGCGCTGCTCGGACGGCCGCGGCCGGCTGGCGGCCATGGACCTGGCCGCGGCCCGACGGCTGGACACGGGTGCCTGGTTCGCCCCCGCCTTCGCCGGCGAGCGGATGGCCACCCTCGACGCAATGCTCGCGCTGCTCGCCGAACTCGGCATGGGCGTGAATCTGGAGCTCAAGGTCAACCGCGGCCACGACCCGGTGGCGCTGGCCGAAGCCGCGGTGCCCGCGCTGATGGAGGCACTGCCCTACGAGCGGCGGCTGGTGTCGTCCTTCGACGAGCGGGCGCTGAGGGTCAGTCGCGCGCTGGCCGGCCCCGAACGGTTGGCCCTGGGGGCGTTGTTCGACCGCGTGCCCCGGGACTGGCAGTCGCGCGCCGAGGCGCTGCAGGCCGTCAGCGTGCACGCCAACTGGAAACCGTTGAAGGCGGAGCGGGCCCGCGCCATCAAGGCCGCCGGCCATGCGCTGATCTGCTACACCGCCAACGACCCGGCCGCCTTCGCCCCACGCTGGGACTGGGGCGTCGATACGGTGATCAGCGACGACCCCACGCGTTTTCGCTGA
- a CDS encoding sn-glycerol-3-phosphate import ATP-binding protein UgpC, which produces MATLRLSALRKTYPNGFTALHGADLEIVDGELIVVVGPSGCGKSTLLRMLAGLESISDGELVIDDRRVNDLEPAQRDIAMVFQNYALYPHMSVADNMAYALKNRGVPKAERRRKVEETARLIGLEDLLDRRPKQLSGGQRQRVAMGRAIVREPRVFLFDEPLSNLDAKLRVQMRLEIRRLQKRLGVTAVYVTHDQVEAMTLADRLVVMNGGRIEQVGTPMHLYERPASRFVAGFIGSPAMNFLDARLDARLQGDTLTLPCCTRLASPVSASGEAKPVCLGIRPEHLTVVPEGDVIDGDLSARVELVEPLGADTLVHARLEGQDDLVVARVDGIRAVAEGDRLALRPDAGRLHLFAPDTGQRLDPLEPECQHSTSPA; this is translated from the coding sequence ATGGCCACGCTTCGCCTGAGCGCCCTGCGCAAGACCTACCCCAACGGTTTCACGGCCCTGCACGGCGCCGACCTCGAGATCGTCGACGGCGAGCTGATCGTGGTGGTCGGCCCCTCGGGCTGCGGCAAGTCCACCCTGCTGCGGATGCTCGCCGGGCTGGAATCGATCAGCGACGGCGAGCTCGTCATCGACGACCGCCGGGTGAACGACCTGGAGCCCGCCCAGCGCGACATCGCCATGGTGTTCCAGAACTACGCCCTCTACCCGCACATGAGCGTGGCCGACAACATGGCCTACGCGCTGAAGAACCGCGGCGTACCCAAGGCCGAGCGCCGCCGCAAGGTGGAGGAAACGGCGCGCCTGATCGGTCTCGAGGACCTGCTCGACCGGCGCCCGAAACAGCTTTCCGGCGGCCAGCGCCAGCGGGTGGCCATGGGCCGCGCCATCGTCCGCGAGCCCCGGGTGTTCCTGTTCGACGAGCCGCTGTCGAACCTCGACGCCAAGCTGCGCGTGCAAATGCGCCTCGAGATCCGCCGCCTGCAGAAGCGCCTCGGCGTCACCGCGGTCTACGTCACCCACGATCAGGTCGAGGCCATGACCCTGGCCGACCGGCTGGTGGTGATGAACGGCGGGCGCATCGAGCAGGTCGGCACCCCGATGCATCTCTACGAGCGCCCCGCCAGCCGCTTCGTAGCCGGCTTCATCGGCTCGCCGGCGATGAACTTTCTCGACGCCCGTCTCGATGCCCGCCTTCAGGGCGACACCCTGACGCTGCCCTGCTGCACCCGGCTGGCCTCACCCGTGTCGGCATCCGGCGAGGCGAAGCCGGTGTGCCTGGGCATCCGCCCGGAGCACCTGACCGTGGTGCCCGAAGGCGACGTTATCGACGGCGATCTGTCCGCCCGGGTCGAGCTGGTCGAGCCGCTGGGCGCCGACACCCTCGTCCATGCCCGGCTCGAAGGGCAGGACGATCTGGTGGTGGCGCGCGTCGACGGTATCCGCGCGGTGGCCGAAGGCGATAGGCTGGCCCTGCGGCCGGATGCCGGCCGCCTGCATCTCTTCGCCCCCGACACAGGGCAGCGCCTGGACCCCCTGGAGCCCGAATGCCAGCACTCGACCTCCCCCGCCTGA
- the ugpE gene encoding sn-glycerol-3-phosphate ABC transporter permease UgpE has product MRYRRRGLDIASHALLILALIAFCLPVWLAITAATHDQASLYTGTAPLWFGSEGLDNFRAVLTEPVGRLGTDVTRLLLNSTVMALGIALGKIAIAILAAYAIVFFRFPLRRLCFWLIFITLMLPVEVRIMPTYKVAADLGLLNSYVGLILPLIASATATFLFRQFYLTVPPELLEAARVDGAGPWRFLKDILLPLSTTNIAALFVIMFLYGWNQYLWPLLITTESDHMTIVVSLKRLLSSADNLVPWQTVMATALLAMLPPVAVIVLMQRYFVKGLVDAEK; this is encoded by the coding sequence ATGCGCTACCGCCGCCGCGGCCTGGACATCGCCAGCCACGCGCTGCTGATCCTGGCCCTGATCGCCTTCTGCCTGCCGGTGTGGCTGGCCATCACCGCAGCCACCCACGACCAGGCCTCGCTGTATACCGGCACCGCGCCGCTGTGGTTCGGCTCCGAGGGCCTCGACAACTTCCGCGCCGTGCTCACCGAGCCGGTCGGCCGGCTGGGTACCGACGTCACTCGGCTGCTGCTCAATTCCACGGTCATGGCGCTGGGCATCGCCCTCGGCAAGATCGCCATCGCCATCCTGGCCGCCTACGCCATCGTGTTCTTCCGCTTTCCGCTGCGTCGGCTGTGCTTCTGGCTGATCTTCATCACCCTGATGCTGCCGGTGGAGGTGCGCATCATGCCCACCTACAAGGTGGCGGCCGATCTGGGACTGCTGAACTCCTACGTGGGGCTGATCCTGCCGCTGATCGCCAGCGCCACGGCGACCTTCCTGTTCCGGCAGTTCTACCTCACCGTGCCGCCGGAGCTGCTCGAGGCCGCCCGGGTCGACGGCGCCGGCCCCTGGCGCTTCCTCAAGGACATCCTGCTGCCACTGTCGACGACCAACATCGCCGCCCTGTTCGTGATCATGTTCCTCTATGGCTGGAACCAGTATCTCTGGCCGCTGCTGATCACCACCGAATCCGATCACATGACCATCGTGGTCAGCCTCAAGCGCCTGCTCTCCTCGGCCGACAACCTGGTGCCCTGGCAGACGGTCATGGCCACCGCCCTGCTGGCCATGCTGCCGCCGGTGGCGGTGATCGTGCTGATGCAGCGCTACTTCGTGAAGGGCCTGGTCGACGCCGAGAAATGA
- the ugpA gene encoding sn-glycerol-3-phosphate ABC transporter permease UgpA, which translates to MATFQRHRVTPWLLLAPQLAVVAIFFFWPAAQAMLQAFYVEDPFGLGRTFVAFENFARVLASAEYYRALGITVTFSAGVALGAMALALLLAVLADRVIKGAGAYKALLIWPYAVAPAVAGVLWGFMLDPELGLISAGLGALDIDWNHQLNGGQAMALVVMASIWKQMSYNFVFFLAGLQAIPRSLLEAAAIDGAGPWRRFWTITFPLLSPTSFFLLVMNSVYAFFETFGTIDATTAGGPGGATRTLVYKVFEDGFIGYDLGSSAAQSVLLMGLVGLLTLLQFRYLERRVQY; encoded by the coding sequence ATGGCGACCTTCCAGCGACACCGCGTCACGCCCTGGCTGCTGCTCGCCCCGCAGCTGGCCGTCGTGGCGATCTTCTTCTTCTGGCCCGCCGCCCAGGCCATGCTTCAGGCCTTCTACGTCGAGGATCCCTTCGGCCTCGGCCGCACCTTCGTCGCCTTCGAGAACTTCGCGCGGGTGCTGGCCTCGGCGGAGTACTACCGGGCGCTGGGCATCACCGTGACCTTCAGTGCCGGCGTGGCGCTGGGCGCCATGGCGCTGGCGCTGCTGCTGGCGGTGCTCGCCGACCGGGTGATCAAGGGGGCCGGCGCCTACAAGGCGCTGCTGATCTGGCCCTATGCGGTGGCGCCCGCGGTGGCCGGCGTGCTGTGGGGCTTCATGCTCGACCCGGAGCTCGGCCTGATCAGCGCCGGGCTCGGCGCGCTCGACATCGACTGGAACCACCAGCTCAACGGCGGCCAGGCCATGGCGCTGGTGGTGATGGCCTCGATCTGGAAGCAGATGAGCTACAACTTCGTGTTCTTCCTGGCCGGCCTGCAGGCGATTCCCAGGAGCCTGCTGGAGGCCGCCGCCATCGACGGCGCCGGCCCCTGGCGGCGCTTCTGGACCATCACCTTCCCGCTGCTGTCGCCGACCAGCTTCTTCCTGCTGGTGATGAACAGCGTCTACGCCTTCTTCGAGACCTTCGGCACCATCGACGCCACCACCGCCGGCGGCCCCGGCGGTGCTACGCGCACCCTGGTCTACAAGGTCTTCGAGGACGGCTTCATCGGCTACGACCTGGGCTCCAGTGCCGCCCAGTCGGTGCTGCTGATGGGGCTGGTGGGCCTGCTCACCCTGCTGCAGTTCCGCTACCTCGAGCGCAGGGTTCAGTACTGA